A window from Argopecten irradians isolate NY chromosome 3, Ai_NY, whole genome shotgun sequence encodes these proteins:
- the LOC138318351 gene encoding serine/threonine-protein phosphatase 2A regulatory subunit B'' subunit gamma-like has product MTLTALEKSGRMEWVKILRKLVERKKSKKSPEDSKWEESNKFEQYYKQWKGLNDDFINVPTLYVKLPSEEEPLLLKLREESRAVFLQRRSRELLDNDELQRLWFLLDQHHTPPIVGEDQMINYEDFLKVGAKLDKCQQFFKAAVFCKLLQADPYGRISIMQFFNYVMRKVWLHQTRIGLSLYDVTGQGYLKESDLENYILELIPTLPQLNGLEKSFYSFYVCTAVRKFFFFLDPMRTGRIKIQDILACSFLDDLLELRDEELSKEMQESNWFSAPSALRVYGQYLNLDKDHNGMLSKEELARYGTGTLTDVFLDRVFQECLTYEGEMDYKTYLDFVLALENRREPQALRYLFRILDVQHRGSLNVFSLNYFFRAIQEQMKLHGQEPVSFHDVKDEIFDMVKPKDVLKITLQDLIKSGKGDTVASILIDLNDFWTYENREYLVPDTSEESEI; this is encoded by the exons ATGACGCTGACAGCGTTAGAAAAAAGCGGTAGGATGGAATGGGTAAAAATTCTCAGGAAATTAGTcgaaagaaagaaaa gtaaAAAGTCCCCAGAGGACTCCAAATGGGAAGAATCTAACAAATTTGAACAATACTACAAGCAATGGAAGGGTCTAAATGATGACTTTATCAACGTTCCAACACTTTATGTTAAG CTTCCTTCAGAAGAAGAACCTTTGCTTCTCAAGCTGAGAGAGGAATCTag AGCTGTATTCCTTCAGAGAAGAAGCCGAGAGCTTTTAGATAATGATGAATTACAG CGACTTTGGTTCCTTTTGGACCAACATCATACACCTCCAATTGTAGGAGAGGATCAAATGATCAACTATGAGGACTTTCTCAAAGTGGGAGCAAAGCTGGACAAATGCCA ACAATTTTTTAAGGCAGCAGTGTTCTGTAAACTTCTGCAAGCAGACCCCTATGGGCGGATATCAATCATGCAATTCTTTAACTATGTGATGAGGAAAGTGTGGCTCCACCAGACCAGGATAGGTCTCTCACTGTACGATGTCACTGGTCAAGGTTATCTCAAGGAATCC GACttggaaaattatattttggaGCTGATCCCCACTTTACCACAG CTGAATGGCCTTGAGAAGTCATTTTACTCCTTCTATGTGTGCACAGCTGTCAGGAAATTCTTCTTTTTCCTGGATCCGATGAGGACAGGGAGaatcaaaatacaagatataTTGGCCTGTAGTTTCTTGGATGATCTTTTAGAG TTAAGAGATGAAGAATTGTCCAAGGAAATGCAAGAGTCCAACTGGTTTTCTGCGCCCTCAGCTCTCCGTGTTTACGGCCAGTACCTCAATCTGGATAAAGACCACAATGGCATGCTGAGTAAGGAAGAACTGGCTAG ATATGGCACAGGCACACTTACTGATGTGTTCCTAGACAGGGTATTCCAGGAATGCTTGACTTATGAAGGGGAAATG GACTACAAGACCTACCTAGATTTTGTTTTGGCGTTGGAAAATCGACGAGAACCACAGGCATTGCGCTACTTATTCAGAATCCTTGATGTCCAACACAGAGGCTCACTCAATGTATTTTCACTTAATTACTTCTTCAGG GCAATTCAAGAACAGATGAAACTCCATGGCCAGGAGCCAGTGTCATTCCATGATGTAAAGGATGAAATCTTTGATATGGTCAAACCGAAGGATGTTCTCAAAATAACACTACAAGATTTGATTAAGAG TGGCAAAGGTGATACAGTGGCAAGCATCCTCATAGACCTGAATGATTTCTGGACCTATGAAAACCGGGAGTACCTTGTCCCAGACACGTCGGAGGAGTCAGAAATATGA